The Procambarus clarkii isolate CNS0578487 chromosome 18, FALCON_Pclarkii_2.0, whole genome shotgun sequence genome segment ctcAGCCCCACGCCTAGggcaccatcaccccagcactcAGCCCCACGCCTAGggcaccatcaccccagcactcAGCCCCACGCCTAGCCCGCCGCCTCATGGTGGTAAATCACACAAATTGCACAGTTACAGTGCGATAAATGACAGGTGTAGTAGTAGTGATACGGTGTAACAGTGAGAAGAGCAACTGTGACAGTCACAGTATGTTGGTATCTTGGGATCTAACACAATTTATAGAGATTAGAGATATGATTGTACACGCGATAGTCTCATTGACACACTGTACAAGACATTGTTATTGTGCTTCTGGCTAGTGTAATCTTCCGAGgaatagattcacgaagcagttacgccagcacttacgaacctgtacatctttcctcaatctttggcggctttgtttacaattattaaacagttaatgagctccgaagcaccaggaggctgtttataacaataacaacagttgattggcaagttttcatgcttgtaaactgtttaataaatgtaaccaaagccgtcaaagattgaggaaagatgtacacgttcgtaagtgcttgcgtaactgcttcgtgaatctggcccctggttcgtaagtgcttgcgtaactgcttcgtgaatctggccccaggttcgttagtgcttgcgtaactgcttcatgaatctggccccaggttcgtaagtacttgcgtaactgcttcgtgaatctggccccaggttcgtaagtacttgcgtaactgcttcatgaatctggccccaggttcgtaagtgcttgcgtaactgcttcgtgaatctggccccaggttcgtaagtacttgcgtaactgcttcgtgaatctggctctggAGTGTTTACCCTTCAAAGGTAGTGAAAATAGCTATTATTCCCCTCTATGAGTTGACCCTTGTGTCTGTCAGCTTGGTGGAGCCGTCTTGAGAACACCTGAAGACTACTGACTTACAGACCATTGTGCCCCAGCTCTATGTAACGACCCAACAGCTCTCAGGACGTCTCCCCATTGGCTGTCTGCGGTAAACTTAGGTCTAATAGCCGTCTTCTATATCTTGGAGGCGCAAGCAGTCAGCAAATAACACGAACGTCGAACAAAACTTGTGTTACAATGTGTTATTGCTTAGTTGATGTTGAGAGGGTaggccttgtcctcgtatcctgcTGGCCATAGGCCTAGCCACCATGTCCTTCCTGTGAGGCAGTTTCCAAGAGGCAGGTGAGGCTCAAGTGTTCTCTCAGAATGTTCTGGAGAACATTCCGTTACTCCAGAATTAACACAACGACCCATCAGACTCGCCGCATCTTATAGGTTGAATTTTAATTTTAGGCATATACACCGACCTCCTCCAATCTCCCCCCACACTCCAGGTAACCAGGATAAAGCGTAAACTTGCAACATTGCACAGTATTACAAACATTGCCGCCAGGTGTTTGTGTATGAGGCACACTGTAAGAATGGTCAAGTATAGTGTCACTGTCACTATAAAGTCATCAGTGATAAGGTTCAAGAGTTGGAAGTACATCTGTGCCAATCAGAAACTTATAAGATGTGTTGGTTGAGGGCGAGGTGTGAGGGTCTGAGGACGAGAAGGACCTCTGGTGAGACCTCCCGCTTGTAAGTCTTCCTCTTAACATTCATACACTTATTATGTTCTGTTAAACATTTGTCTAGTATAACGTAGTATTTAATCTACCTGTAAGGCCTAACTTACATCATAATTACCCAGTAAACAAAAGTAGAACAACTGCTTAATCACTCCCACACACTGACGAGGGTTGAACAAAATCATTTGAAGAACTAAACAATTATTTCGTGTTTAACTGAACACAAACTTGAACACAATATACATGACACAAGAACTCTCTCATTAAACAAGTACAGAGACCAGGAAGCTAcgggattcttgaggttatcttgagatgatttcggggctttagtgtcccccgcggcccggtcctcgaccaggcctccacccccaggaagcagcccgtgacagctgactaacacccaggtacctatttactgctaggtaacaagagcatcagattgaaaaaaactctgcccatcgtttctcgccggcgtcgaacccgggaccacaggatcacgcgtccagtgttctgtccgctcagccaccggctccaccGGGATAACTACCCAAGTTAACTAATAGTTCACCACCTGTCTCCTATAGTAACCGCTAGTGACCACATCACCCCGTGAACATTTTTATTAACACTTTAAACAGTCTAGATGTTATTGTCCAGTCAGACTGCTACAGTTACTGTTGAGAGCAAGAACAGTCAGACTGCTACAGTTACTGTTGAGAGCAAGACCAGTCAGGCTGCTACAGTTACTGTTGATAGCAAGACCAGTCAGGCTGCTACAGTTACTGTTGAGAGCAAGAATAGTCAGGCTGCTACAGTTACTGTTGATAGCAAGAACAGTCAGGCTGCTACAGTTACTGTTGATAGCAAGAACAGTCAGACTGCTACAGTTACTGTTGAGAGCAAGAACAGTCAGGCTGCTACAGTTACTGTTGAGAGCAAGAACAGTCAGGCTGCTTCAGTTACTGTTGAGAGCAAGAACAGAATATCAGCAAGTCGTGTGTTCATCACACTACACGAACACAACACAGTTCATCACGTACACGAACACTAAACAGTTCATCACACTACACCAAATTAAACCACTTTTATCCACCGTCTAACTAACGAGAAATAATTTAGTTTGGCCTCAAAAAATGGCGGAGTTTCCAAGAGTGTCTCAACTCTCTGCGGCTCTCAACACACTCAAGATATTGACTCACTCTCAAGTTTACGACTCATCCAATCACAAAACACAAACCTTTCTACTGACAAGAACGGATATCAACTGGGATATGAATTCAAAGCCAAATATTTATTCTAAAATCTCCTATTGAAATAGATGGACGATAGAAAATGATGACTGCGTACCTGTTGCGCCGCTGCTGCCTCGCGCAGATTGTAAACACTATATTACTTCAATCCATATGTATTTCCTACGGCCCCTATGCCTTGTCTGCTGTGTCTGCTGTGGCTGCTGTGGCTGCCTggcctgtgtgtggccaccacagCCGCCGAAATCATCTGCCCGTCGCAGCAGAAAGTATTTATGAGAATCTGAACTGGCAGCGATATACGCGGGATGGGGGAGAATCTGTATCCCACTGTGTTGGGAAGTTATGGGGGCTGAGGCCCTCTCCTGCAcccccacacgcacgcacgcacgcacacacatgtcaggaacacacacacacacgcacgcacgcacatgtcaggaacacacacacacacgcacgcacgcactcacacacacctatACGTTGTGGTTGatatagaccttaacaaccctccagaggctgatatagaccttaacaaccctccagaggttgatataggccttaacaaccctccagaggctgatataggccttaacaaccctccagaggttgatataggccttaacaaccctccagaggttgatatagaccttaacaaccctccagaggttgatatagaccttaacaaccctccagaggttgatatagaccttaacaaccctccagaggttgatataggccttaacaaccctccagaggttaatataggccttaacaaccctccagaggttgatataggccttaacaaccctccagaggttgatatagcccttaacaaccctccagaggttgatataggccttaacaaccctccagaggttgatataggccttaacaaccctccagaggttgatatagaccttaacaaccctccagaggttgatatagcccttaacaaccctccagaggttgatatagaccttaacaaccctccagaggttgatatagaccttaagaaccctccagaggttgctaTCTGTTGGGAAGAGTctcaacatcagagcctgcaacaccgtcgcgacgttggtggtcttactgATGTGTATTATGCACAAGCCCAACAgtctcaaagttccgcacctggcccaactccgtggacaaccagtagttgccacccgaagcactaggctctcaaccttcaacagtctcatgttggaagtgcctttctcaagaacatcactccaccaGGGATCATTCACTCCGAGGCTGACTCTCATCTGGAACGCATCTGGAAGGTTgacacacgggagatcaggtcaactgatcacatgaaggctctggcacacagttggctacaggctcatcctcttccttatatcattgttacctaatgttgtcAATGAATAAAGACTATTCCTTCTGATGCATATAACAGGCTCATGATATGAATGggcctctaggagtaggtttcaatttagctgaggaaggattacagctcttgcttgcagtttcaccaggttccttatatgatagttcctTTACGATAGTTCCCTAGGTGATAGTTCCGTATGTGATAGTTTCAAAGCACAtttcataaaataaatgagtctctaggagcaggcttcagagctgaggtaggataacagctcttgcttgcagcttcACCAGgtacgacagacagacagacagacagacagacagacagacagagagagagagagagagagagagagagagagagagagagagagagagagagagagagagagagacagacagacagacagagagagagacagagagagagagagagagagagagagagagagagagagagagagagagagagagagagagagagagagagagagagagagagagagagagagaggtaatcaCTCCTCACCAAGAGATCAATACACAGCCTCAGCCAATCTACCTCTAAGATTTTTCAATTAAGGTTGTGTTGAAGATGTGGCAGTAGAGGGGCCGCCGCCAGGGACCCGTCGCCGCCGGGgcacctctgcctcgccgcacatTATCAACTTCAGCCCTCCCAAATTGCCGCCACAAAAAGTAGATGGAAAAATTTATAATTTTGTTATAATTTTGGGAGAAATTGTTTATGGTGAAAAAGATGGATAAATGTAATATATGATTtttggtactcacctatttgtactcatctgtttgtgcttgcgggggttgagctctggctctttggtcccgcctctcaactgtcaatcaactggtgtacaggttcctgagcctattgggctctatcatatctacattataaactgtgtatggagtcagcctccaccacatcactgcctaatgcattccatccgttaactactctgacactgaaaaagttccttctaacgtccctgtggctcatgtgggtactcagtttccacctgtgtccccttgttcgcgtaccaccagtgttgaatagtttatccttgtttacccggtcgattcccctgaagattttgtaggttgtgatcatgtgtccccttactcttctgtcttccagtgtcgtaaggtgcatttcccgcagcctttcctcataactcatgcctcttagttctgggactagtctaggggcatacctttggactttttccagcttcgtcttgtgcttgacaaggtacgggcgtgtgtgtgtgtgtgtgctcgcctagttgtgtctgcaggatcgagcattgactcttggatcccgcctttcgagcatcggttgtttacagcaatgactcctgtcccatttccctatcatacctggttttaaaattatgaatagtatttgcttccacaacctgttccttaagtacattccattttcccactactctcacgctaaaagaaaacttcctaacatctctgtgactcatctgagtttccagcttccatccatgtcccgtcgtcctgttactattccgtgtgaacatttcgtctatgtccactctgtcaatccctctgagtattttatatgttcctatcatatccctcctctcccttcttctttctagtgtcgtaaggcacagtcccctcaggcgctcctcatacccccatccctcacacacacacacacacacacacacacacacacacacacacacacacacacacgtgtgtgtactcacctaattgtactcacctaattgtgcttgcgggggttgagctctggctctttggtcccgcctctcaaccgtcaatcaactggtgtacagattcctgagcctattgggctctatcatatctacatttgaaactgtgaatggagtcagcctccaccacatcacttcctaatgcattccatttgctaactactctgacactgaaaaagttctttctaacgtctctgtggctcatttgggtactcagcttccacctgtgtccccttgttcgcgtcccaccagtgttgaaaagttcatccttgtttacccggtcgatttccctgaggattttgtaggttgtgatcatgtccccccttactcttctgtcttccagtgtcgtgaggtgcatttcccgcagcctttcctcataactcatgcctcttagttctgggactagtctagtagcatacctttggactttttccagcttcgtcttgtgcttgacaaggtacgggctccatgctggggccgcatactccaggattggtcttacatatgtggtgtacaagattctgaatgattccttacacaggttcctgaacgccgttctgatgttagccagcctcgcatatgccgcagacgttattctctttatgtgggcttcaggagacaggtttggtgtgatatcaactcctagatctttctctctgtctgtttcattaagtacttcatctcctattctgtatcctgtgcctggcctcctgtttccactgcctagtttcattactttgcatttactcgggttgaacttcaacagccatttgttggaccattcactcagtctatccaggtcatcttgtagcctcctactatcatcctctgtttcaatcctcctcataatttttgcatcgtcggcaaacattgagaggaacgagtctataccctctgggagatcatttacatataccagaaacagtataggtccaaggactgacccctgcgggactccacttgtgacgtctcgccaatctgagacctcacccctcacacagactcgttgtctcctgttgcttaggtattcctctatccaccggagtaccttccctgtgtgtgtgtgtgtgtgtgtgtgtgtgtgtgtgtgtgtgtgtgtgtgtgtgtgtgtgtgtgtgtgtgtgtgtgtgtgtgtgtgtgtgtgtgagagcctgCCAATTATTGCCCTTCAACTGTTGAGCAGTTTGGCACCTCACAGCTGTGTTATGAGGATGGAGGTGCTTCTGGTAGCTGGGTGTTCTCTTAATGATGCAGGACTTTGTCTCTCACTATTCCCTACTGCTGGAAGGTCCTTCTCCTTCCCCATAACGTTGCATTTATCTGGGTTAAAGTCAAATAGCCAGTTTTCTGCCCAGACCTGAAGTGCCACGGTCACTTTGccaccgtcctcctcctcctgtggttcttcTCATGACTCTGCGTCATAAATTTTTCAAGCCTCTGATTTTCCTTGTCAGATGGTCGACATTTGTCAGaaacgaggagctgcctcgtatggaccaataggaggtgcctcgtgtggaccaataggagctgcctcgtgtggaccaataggaggtgcttcgtatggaccaataggagctgcctcgtatggaccaataggagctgcctcgtatggaccaataggagctgcctcgtatgggccaataggagctgcctcgtatggaccaataggagctgtctcgtatggaccaatagcagctgcctcgtatggaccaatagcagctgcctcgtatggaccaatagcagctgcctcgtatggaccaatagcagctgcctcgtatggaccaatagcagctgcctcgtatggaccaatagcagctgcctcgtatggaccaatagcagctgcctcgtatggaccaatagcagctgcctcgtatggaccaatagcagctgcctcgtatggaccaataggagtttTCATCCTCCCTTGCCCTAGCTGACTGCCTTGACGTTAAGCTCACTCATCAGTGTGGCTGAGCACCACCACCATGGGccaccaccatgacccaccaccatgggccaccaccatggaccaccatgggccaccaccatggtgcaccaccatgggccaccaccatggtgcaccaccatgggccaccaccatggaccaccatggaccaccatgacccaccaccatggaccaccatgggccaccaccatgggccaccaccatggaccaccatgggccaccaccatggaccaccatgacccaccaccatgggccaccaccatggtgcaccaccatataccaccatgacccaccaccatgacccaccaccatgacccaccaccaTGAGccaccaccatggaccaccatgggccaccaccatgggccaccaccatataccaccatgggccaccaccatggaccaccatgacccaccaccatgacccaccaccatgggccaccaccatggaccaccatgggccaccaccatgggccaccaccatggtgcaccaccatgggccaccaccatggtgcaccaccatgggccaccaccatggaccaccatgacccaccaccatgggccaccaccatggtgcaccaccatggaccaccatgacccaccaccatgacccaccacTATGGGCCACCACCATGGGCCACCACCATGGGccaccaccatggaccaccaccatggaccaccaccatggaccaccaccatggaccaccaccatggtgcaccaccatggaccaccaccatgacccaccaccatgacccaccaccatgacccaccaccatgacccaccaccatgacccaccaccatgacccaccaccatgacccaccaccacGTGTTATATCAATGGTTGTGTCCTGGAGGAAGGTGGAGCCGCCAGTTCATCTCGGAAGCTCTACTAAACGAAATCATTTATCTGCatgaagattaggttaggttaggttaggttaggttaggttaggttagattaggttaggttaggttaggttaggttagattaggttaggttagattaggttaggttaggttaggttagattaggttaggttaggttaggttaggttaggttaggttaagttaggttaggttaggttaggttaggttagattaggttaggttaggttaggttaggttaggttaggtttctgcAGACAACAGTACGAGCCTCGTCTCGGGGCGGAGGCAAGGGTGATGTATCGCACTATAAACACGCTAACTCCTCCATACAAGAATCAAGTTCATCTTGGCCAACCCAAAGCCACTTGATGCCCGACGCACCGTGACGGATTTCAATAATTATGTTCCGTCAAATCTTTCATTAATTCGACTTAAAATCCCCTTCATCTCCGAGTGTGTTCAAGATCAACATTGAGACTGATTTACATACATGCAACAACATCCAATTTCATCCTTAATCGTGTGATATTAAGGGGAGATTAATCAGTGTTGCGGGGTGGGTGATGGGCCATCCGGGGCCACTAGAGGGACCCGTCTTGGGGCCAGCCGGGGCCACCAGAGGGCCCAGTCGTGAGGCCAGCCGGGGCCACTAGAGGGTCCAGTCTTGGGGCCAGCCGGGGCCACTAGAGGGCCCAGTCGTGGGGCCAGACGGGGCCACTAGAGGGACCCGTCTTGGGGCCAGCCGGGGCCACCAGAGGGCCCAGtcgtggggccagctggggccacTAGAGGGACCCGTCTTGGGGCCAGCCGGGGCCTCTAGAGGGTCCAGTCTTGGGGGCCAGACGGGGCCTCCAGAGGGCCCAGTCGTGGGGGCCGGCCGGGGCCACTAGAGGGCCCCGTCGTGGGGGCCGGCCGGGGCCTCCAGAGGGCCCAGTCGTGGGGGCCCCGCCGCCCTGCATTAGTTCACCCGCGGCTTTGATCGATCACGTATTAAGGGATAGGATGAGGCCCAACCAGGTCCGCTGGAGAGTCCGCTCCTCTGCCATCCTGGAGGATAATAAATCTAGAGTCCTACACCGCTGATTGATCACGAGCTGTtaaaggaggattcgaacccgcttgTAAACGCTCTTTGCTGAGAATTTTGATATTATTTTTTATGATTTTAAAGACGAGAGGTTTAAACATTTTAAATCCAGATCCCTGTGATGGATTGGCTCTTCTTGGGAATAAAATAACTCGAACGACTCCGGTAATCGAGCTTGGATATGTGAATTTCGATGCCTTATTTGATAGTTTTAGAGAGGAAGACCGTAGCATCAGACCCCATGGGGTCAAGAGCTGCGTGTTCCAGATTGAATTCAACTCCATAGATTGGTAAAAAATTGGTTAAGGGAGCTTCGCATGCAGGAGAGTGGAGGCGGAGGCCGCCTGACACAGCCACACGGATAACAGCAACAAATGCTGATTAATTTTTGAGGGAGATAGTGTGCTGCTCTCTGACGTAACTCAGACGAGACCTCACCACCGTGGCAGCTCTTCACACATCCCAGATGACATGTGCTCAGCGTGCTGGCTCTTCCTGCCtccagggacagagagagacacagagggagagagagagagagagagagagagagagagagagagagagagagagagagagagagagagagagagagagagagagagagagagagagagagagagtgagagagagagagagagagagagagagagagagagagagagagagagagagagagagagagagagagagagagagagagagagacagagagagagagagagagagagagagacagagagagagagagagagagagagagagagagagagagagagagagagagagagagagcagagagagagacagagagagagagagagagagagagagagagagagagagagagagagagagagagagagagagagagagagagagagagagagagagagagagagagagagagagagagagacagagagagagagagagacagagagagagagagagagagagagagagagagagagagagagagagagagagagagagagagagagagagagggagaggagagagagagagagagagagagagagagagagagagagagagagagagagagagacagacagagagacagttcAGAAGTGCTGTAAGTGATGGGCACCTAACTACCCATGTAATCTGAAACACAACTCAGGTGATCTGACTGGTAACACTGATTGAACAGGTCAGTAATTGTAGATTTTCTGCTGTCACTCATGAGCCAATAGTACTGGAgagcccaggacacacccagcagACCAGGGCGGTACTCTGGTACTCCAGCAGACCAGGAGGGTACTCAGGTACTCCAGCAGACCAGGGCGGTACTCAGGTACTCCAGCAGACCAGGAGGGTACTCAGGTACTCCAGCAGACCAGGGCGGTACTCAGGTACTCCAGCAGACCAGGAGGGTACTCAGGTACTCCAGCAGACCAGGGCGGTACTCAGGTACTCCAGCAGACCAGGGCGGTACTCAGGTACTCCAGCAGACCAGGGCGGTACTCAGGTACTCCACACCAGACCAAGGAAGTACTCAGGTACTCCAGCAGACCAAGAAAGTACTCAGGTACTCCAGACCAGACCAGAGCGGTACTCAGTAAACCATCAACAAAGAGATATAATCAACATTTACTGAAGACCATCAAGGGTAGTCAAATCAGCAACTGAACAACTCCTACACTTCCAATCAGCAAAACAGCTTGAGCTGTTGTATTAAACTGCAGCTGCTGTATTTACTGCAGGTCTGAAGCTCGAGTCCTGCCGATGATTCGCTGCAGCAGTTCCTGAAGCCTTATAAATAATCCCCAAATCTGCCTTATCAGATTAACTCTGTGATAATCGATTAATCCATCGCAGCGCTGTGacgtaaatacatatatatatgaaggccaaatatagCAGCGGGACTTATTATGGCGGATAAGTCCAGTTAAGACCAAGTGAATTAGTCTCGTGAGTTTGTAGTGAGAGAACTGAGGCGGCGCCTGTATGTGCTCTCTCCGGCACCCTGTCTTACGTGGGGTCTGGGAGTGGAGagtgtagcacacacacacatgcacgcgcgcacacacacacacacacacacacacacacacacacacacacacacacacacacacacacacatgcacgcacacacacacacacacacacacacacacacacacacacacactacatgtcgatgtttgcggatgatgcaaagttgatgagaagagttgtgacagatgaggattgcaggatcctccaagaggacctgaacagattgcagagatggtcagagaaatggctactagaattcaacacgagcaaatgtaaagttatggaaatgggactaggagataggagaccaaagggacagtacacaatgaaggggaacagcctacctgtaacgacgcgtgaaagagacctgggggtggacgtaacacctaatctatctcctgaggcacatattaataggataacgacagcagcgtactctacactggcaaaagttagaacatcattcagaaacctaagtaaggaggcatttagggcgctttacactgcctacgtaaggccagtcttagagtatgccgcctcatcatggagtccccatctgaagaagcatataatgaaactggaaaaggttcagaggtttgcaacgagactcgtcccagagctacgagggatggggtatgaagagcgcctgagggaactgtgccttacgacactagaaagaagaagggagaggggggacatgataggaacgtataagatactcagaggaattgacagagtggacatagacgaaatgttcacacggaatagtaacagaacgagaggacatggatggaagcttgaaactcagatgagtcacagagatgtaaggaag includes the following:
- the LOC138365971 gene encoding uncharacterized protein; translated protein: MLLSSQTATVTVESKNSQTATVTVESKTSQAATVTVDSKTSQAATVTVESKNSQAATVTVDSKNSQAATVTVDSKNSQTATVTVESKNSQAATVTVESKNSQAASVTVESKNRISASRVFITLHEHNTVHHVHEH